A single genomic interval of Hydractinia symbiolongicarpus strain clone_291-10 chromosome 8, HSymV2.1, whole genome shotgun sequence harbors:
- the LOC130653803 gene encoding uncharacterized protein LOC130653803: MDLSKAYDCLSHDLLIAKLAAYESEVCNFADDNTLYACGLKLATVLNSLTVDTQNMLHWFKINSLKANPTKFQFIILGKKTRDKITLPLESVTLNESDHVTLLGIQIDNKLNFNQHINNLYSKANFKLHALRRLRPYLSQPKAKILSSSFIQSQFNYAPLIWMFCSKTAYSKIERVHYKTLRVVYDIVKADYIDILEKYKDKSIHQRHLKTLAIEVFKSIESEP; the protein is encoded by the exons ATGGACCTTTCTAAAGCTTATGACTGCCTATCACACGATCTCCTGATTGCAAAGCTTGCTGCTTACG AATCAGAGGTATGTAATTTTGCCGACGACAATACATTGTATGCATGTGGTTTGAAGTTGGCTACTGTACTAAATTCATTAACTGTTGATACACAAAATATGCTACATTGGTTTAAAATCAACTCACTAAAAGCCAACCCAACCAAATTTCAATTTATAATACTAGGTAAAAAAACAAGAGATAAAATCACTCTACCACTTGAATCAGTTACTTTAAATGAGTCTGACCACGTTACACTCCTAGGTATTCAAATTGACAATAAATTAAACTTCAATCAACATATAAACAACTTGTACTCGAAGGCAAATTTTAAACTTCATGCATTACGAAGACTACGACCTTATTTATCGCAACCCAAAGCAAAAATACTCAGCTCAAGCTTTATACAGAGTCAATTTAACTATGCACCCCTTATTTGGATGTTCTGCAGTAAAACTGCATATAGTAAAATAGAGCGAGTACATTATAAAACATTGAGGGTTGTATACGATATAGTGAAAGCTGACTATATtgacattttagaaaaatacaagGACAAATCCATCCACCAACGCCACTTAAAAACTTTAGCAATAGAGGTGTTTAAAAGCATTGAATCTGAACCCTGA
- the LOC130653802 gene encoding tigger transposable element-derived protein 4-like has product MTSSWNETTLPTILSNYKLEDTFNADEFGLFYQCLPEKTYHLKGEKCSGGKKSKLRFTGMAAASATGEKLPMFVIGKSKRPRCFNNIKHLPCQYTSQKKSWMDSEIFENWVRKLDQKFRVDGRKIVLIIDNCPAHPSISNLTNIHLVFLPPNTTSVLQPMDQGVVRSLKAHYRRRVVRLLCSALENNKPLPKISILSGMKILADPWEAVTKQTIINCFKKSGISSTGQQDAIADSDDPFKDLQESLDDLREADPSLVPNDLSANDLVTLDDEVIATAPQISNEDIIDEFRKSQDDEAEDDGSDMEDDSFDIVVEKPSRSKVECSIDLLKDLAMCCRKRQ; this is encoded by the coding sequence ATGACAAGCTCCTGGAACGAAACCACGCTCCCAACCATTCTGTCGAATTACAAATTGGAGGACACTTTCAACGCAGACGAATTTGGTTTGTTTTACCAATGTCTTCCCGAGAAAACATACCACCTCAAAGGAGAAAAGTGTTCTGGGGGGAAGAAGAGCAAGTTGAGATTCACTGGAATGGCCGCAGCAAGTGCTACTGGAGAAAAGTTGCCAATGTTCGTCATTGGCAAATCAAAAAGACCTCGCTGCTTTAATAACATCAAACATCTCCCTTGCCAATACACATCACAAAAGAAAAGTTGGATGGATagtgaaatatttgaaaactgGGTCCGGAAACTGGACCAAAAGTTTCGTGTAGACGGGAGAAAAATCGTTCTTATAATCGACAACTGTCCAGCACACCCATCGATCTCGAACTTAACAAACATTCATCTCGTTTTTTTGCCCCCTAACACAACGTCTGTGTTGCAACCGATGGACCAAGGTGTCGTACGAAGTCTAAAAGCGCATTACCGAAGGAGAGTTGTACGTTTGCTGTGCAGTGCTTTGGAGAACAACAAACCTTTGCCAAAGATTTCAATTTTAAGCGGAATGAAGATACTGGCTGATCCTTGGGAGGCTGTAACTAAACAAACCATCATcaattgttttaagaaatcTGGAATCTCTTCTACAGGACAACAGGATGCTATTGCTGATTCGGATGACCCATTTAAAGATCTTCAAGAAAGTTTGGATGATTTAAGAGAGGCTGATCCATCATTGGTACCAAATGATCTCAGTGCTAATGATCTTGTGACCTTGGATGATGAGGTTATCGCAACCGCCCCTCAAATCTCTAATGAGGATATCATTGATGAATTTCGGAAATCTCAGGACGACGAAGCTGAAGACGATGGCAGTGACATGGAGGATGATTCATTTGATATAGTTGTCGAAAAACCATCAAGATCAAAAGTCGAGTGTAGTATTGATCTTTTGAAAGATCTAGCAATGTGTTGCcgaaaaaggcaatga
- the LOC130655191 gene encoding leucine-rich repeat protein 1-like, with protein sequence MLLRCEVIVVNKCVFTTESRKCYATFCLLKKKDKCGEDVVSFVVHTSKNKSGDKYQIKGNILQAHSKFIEEGKCTLSMKDPPHDLIISKANPSSLKKFLHVLKLAYKGEDTSSEDKLNTLVHPNSCDLGKPKTYMKILTKENYPIRKSFPPSLESLLVLHCSLKKFDRRILKLFNLKVLDLSYNNLTNLCPNMDSLIHLWSVNLSNNSFQTVPSCLMGAEVSKRITLLDLSYNQIKYLPNRLRYMKELITLMLSRNEIEYLPANFGRLQKLKYLYLEHNKINVLPWSFRVLQLNQLNLMGNLFDKKKCELKSSILDSVPSLFELSARCIATNKIRIPEDYLPHFVLERIENVKFCPCGTPCFAYFIPYVQPFNLLEVSSVVSYDHFSAGRTMAKIVGYFCSKVCYEKWLANPNTLFTSKKGTFKN encoded by the exons ATGCTTCTAAGATGTGAAGTTATTGTGGTGAACAAATGCGTTTTTACAACTGAGTCACGTAAATGTTATGCTACATTTTGTCTTCTAAAGAAGAAGGATAAGTGTGGAGAAgatgttgtttcttttgttgTACACACTAGCAAGAACAAAAGTGGAGATAAGTACCAG ATTAAAGGCAACATATTGCAAGCTCATAGCAAGTTTATAGAGGAAGGAAAGTGCACATTAAGTATGAAGGATCCCCCACATGACCTGATAATTTCCAAG GCAAACCCGTCCAGTTTAAAGAAATTTCTGCACGTGCTTAAGTTAGCATATAAAGGAGAAGACACTTCATCTGAAGATAAATTAAATACATTAGTGCACCCTAACAGCTGTGATCTTGGCAAGCCGAAAAcatatatgaaaatattaacaaaagaaaattaCCCAATACGAAAATCGTTTCCTCCAAGCTTAGAGTCTTTATTAGTACTTCATTGTTCACTGAAAAAATTTGATAGACGCATTTTGAAACTGTTTAATCTAAAAGTGTTGGATTTAAGTTACAATAACCTAACCAACTTGTGTCCAAACATGGATAGCCTGATCCATCTCTGGTCGGTTAATTTGTCGAACAATTCTTTCCAAACAGTTCCTTCGTGTTTAATGGGTGCTGAAGTATCGAAGCGCATAACATTACTCGACTTATCATACAACCAAATAAAATATCTTCCCAATCGATTACGATATATGAAGGAGCTAATTACTCTGATGTTGAGCAGAAATGAGATAGAATATTTACCTGCGAATTTTGGTCggttacaaaagttaaaatacTTATATCTGGAGCATAACAAGATAAATGTACTACCGTGGAGCTTTCGAGTACTTCAGCTAAACCAGTTAAATTTAATGGGAAATTTGTTTGATAAGAAGAAGTGCGAGCTAAAAAGCAGCATCCTCGATAGTGTTCCATCCTTATTTGAGCTGTCAGCACGATGCATTGCCACGAATAA aattaGGATTCCAGAAGACTATCTACCACATTTTGTTCTTGAAAGAATCGAGAATGTGAAGTTTTGTCCATGTGGTACTCCGTGTTTTGCTTATTTTATACCATATGTGCAACCATTTAATCTGTTGGAAGTTTCCTCTGTTGTCTCTTACGACCACTTCAGTGCAGGGCGCACTATGGCTAAAATAGTTGGCTATTTTTGCTCCAAAGTTTGCTATGAAAAATGGCTTGCTAATCCGAATACGCTTTTTACATCAAAGAAAGGGACGTTTAAAAATTGA